The genomic window acaaaaaaacaaatcaatgaaAGCAAAAAGCTTGTAAAGAAGTTTATTATTGTGTACCTAATGACTAGAGATCGATATCCTCTGATGCTGTTATTGATATGGAATGGTATGCTGCTTTTGATGTCTTGGTTGCTAAGCACTCTATAATCGCATCGTTCCCATGTCCCTTTACTCCCCTGAGATCAAAATCTTCTTAGAGTTTGATCAACAGATATTTTACCAATGATCTTATCAAAAACTTGTCATATACCTTCACAACTTTGAGTGCTCTGCGGACAGTCTCGTTATCAGCCCAATATTCAGATAGCAAATACCGATACGTCTGCAAAAAGCAACCATGTCAATATTCTTCTCTAATGGTTAGTTAAGTGGTTTGCCATTGATCGAAATATAAACAGAGAGATACAACATACAAGTTGGAATCACTTACATAACAATCAGGAGATGTGTGCTCgcattttgattttagaatAAGTTCTTCATATATTCCAGAAACACactgtaaataaatataaccaCAAATTCTAAgttagttattttctttttttatatcattcaCGCCGACTAAATTGCAGATTGTGTGTAAACCTTGTCATAATCTTCGATGAGTTTCAAGCATTCTGTGTTAAGAGGATCTACAACACTGTAGCTTCCTCCACAACTTGCCTTCAACGActacaaagtaaaaagagatTTGAACTGGTTTTTCAACTACTTTGTTGTGGTGACAGGAGACAAACTATACAATATATCCTAAGTCATATATGTAATTGTACCTCAAAGAGTTCATCAGAGATGAGTGCTACTCCATGAGCAAATGGAATGCGAAAGTCTTTATCATGATCATAGTATGCTACCGGGTTTCCGATCACATAGCCCTGTTTTTTGGTGGTGTGCAAACAAATAGCTCTTTAATTATAATGTTCAATATTGGAAATAATGTAAGAAGCaagcatatatatagtaatgaACCTGAAGATTTATTTGAGGTTTGCAGCATATATAGTTTCCTGTGGTAAAATAAATGATCAAGAAACTAGAATCAAAGTAAAGGGCTTGCATATATAGGGGTTGAAGTGATAAAAACTTACcatttgagatttcttgaACGATGGCCGGAATCACCTTACCGGAATAAGAATTTCCAGTGACATAGAAAGGATTGGAGAAATACTCAGGATGCTTAGCTAGCCACTGCACAACAAATCACCAACAATAATAACGAAATCTCCAAAAGTCAATGCAGAAAGACAGATGCTTTGAGTTTTGGCCTTTACCTTACGAACAAACTCGTTGACCCGCTTAACTGATCCTGTGTCACTTGGTATATCAGCAAATGGATTTCTTGAGTAGGAGAAGCCAGTCCCAACAGGCTGATCCAAATATATTATGTTCGCCACCTGAGAAGAACCAATGGTCTTAAaacttgaagatgaagaagagtttcaTTAGTTGGGTTTGTAATCAGGAGTACAAAACTGGTGTTTTACCTTAGTCCATGAATATGTGGTAGAAACCAACGTCGGTACACTTCCATTGTAAGTCTCAACCTTGAAAGCAAGTGGccctgatttttgtttttcaattcaaACAAGTTACTGAATAGTATGCAGAGACGACAAATGAGAAAGAGttaagagatttttattttaccattCTCATAAACAAGACCAGAGAAAGAAGAGCAGCCAGGTCCTCCAGTTAACCAGACAAGAAGAGGGTCTTCTTCTGGATTGTTCTCAGATTTGATGAAGTAGTAGAACAGTTGATCTTCCTCTTTTTGACCAACACCAATATACCTTCATTATGTAACTCTAAAACTCAGAACACAGCGTCATACATACATTATAGGGGTAATATGGAAATGAAAATGCAGAGGAAAAGAACCCGGTTTCGAGCTCGAATGGAAGAGGGCCTTCAAAACCAGGAAGATATCTGATGATAGAACTTGAATCAGCATGTTGAATCAACACAAGCACACattgcagcagcagcagcaacttGAATATCCAGGAAGCCAttcttgttttagtttttgagttttaacattttttatatatactcaaaactcaaaagcagAGGCGTTGACCCAAAACAAAGATGGAATCTTTTCGGTTGAGTATGGTTCTATAAACCGGTCAATTGCAATATCTATACCCGAGACAATTCGGGTTAGTCTCTCTAACCAGTTCCAATTAATCTGTTTAGTTTTCCTTTGGATGTAAAGGTGTTTAGAGTTTGTTTTCTCCTTCAATTACCAACTGCCAACTGGTTAACGAATTGAAATTGAGGGTTTGAGCTGAAAACACTTGGGCACTTGACGTGAGAATGTACGTGGAAGGCCAGAAGGGACAAAGTCCCATGTAAAATGCTTTGCAGGTTATTTTATTGCACATGACATAGGACAAATTATTGTTTAATGATTTCAGCATTGCCTAGAAAACCGGACCGGTTGACAGTTTGAACCGGTTCAATAAATTTGTATGGGGTAATATTTGTAAAGCTAAGACTATAGAGTTCGTTAGGGGTAACAAGAATAGTATGGGGGGTTAGTTTGCAAATTCCCGTTAAATTTGTCgatgtttctttttgggatGGTGGGTTTGTAGACAAATCGACGTCTCAGAGATTGTAATTACGGATCGTGTctctgctgcttcttcttctttcaatccGATTTCGGACAACCTTTTACTCAGACAGgagatttcagtttttttcaGGTGAGCTTCTTGCTTTCTGCAACTCaagctcttttgttttttgggttttgtttctttcctttttcttttctttttcttttgtttgaagtTTCCTCCTTCTTTGTTTTACTTTAGTCATTGGAAAGCTTACTTTTTCTCACTTTGTGATTTGCCTTTGGAAATTAAGACTTAGTTGACTTTCAGAAGCTTATaaagtttcaagttttttttgttcatttgatGACGTTTTCAGCAACCAAATTCCATCGAATTATCTTGATGAATCCTTATGGATTTCAAATGTTAGTATGCTTTGAATTTCATGTGTCTGTTGAATTCTGTTAAGAGTCATAGATTTTGAATCCTTGGTGATGAGTTATTGGTTTGAGTGATCAGCTGCTATAAGCTTAGTTCTCGCTTGTGTTATAAGCTTAGTTCTCGCTTGTGTTAGATTTTGAATCCGCTGTTTTGTTTCAGTCCATGTTAGTACTTGAACCGTTGTCTTGCAGTGTGACTTAAGCTGGTTTCCGTGAGCCAATAACTTGATACTTGTGAGTGTGCCCAAATTCCAAACTGATGcagttctctctctctgctatctgttaatttctttcataatcatcttttctctttcctcttgGCAGCTTTTCCTCCCTCTAGTGTGAAACTCTGCACCAGAGGTGAAAGGTTATCATTGCAAAAGGGAGCACAAGTGGATAGTGTTTGCTCAAGTATTAGTACAGAAACTAGTATGGCTGATACCAGTTCAAGGACTGATGTCTCAACTGATGGTGACACAGATCATAGAGATCTGGGGGTTAGCTCGTAATCTGGCTCTAAtcattttatagttttattatCTCTACAATGTCACTCCTGGGAGGCTTGTACCGGAATCCCTTGGTAAAACTTGGGGCATTCTACCGGTATAGCCAAATCCACAGGACTAGTCATTTGCTTATGTTCATCAAACATGCATAGTTTGAATGAAACAGTAATTCCTGATGTTGATTACATGCAGTCTGATAGAGGGCATATGCATGCTGCTGCCTCTGATTCCAGTGATCGATCAAAGGATAAGTTGGATCAAAAGGTGATAGATTCATCTCTGTGGATCAACTAGCATCTGTGTATATTACGCATATGCataatctgttttgtttccttttcgTTTTGATCCATAGACCCTTCGTAGGCTTGCTCAAAATCGTGAGGCAGCAAGAAAAAGCAGATTGAGGAAGAAGGTAtgtatattttgcttttgttcttgttttgatttttcttatatattccTCTTATTTCCTTGTAATATCTCTAGAAGAATATCTATCTGTCATTACCTTAAGCATGTTATTGTTTCCTCCATAGGCGTATGTTCAGCAGCTGGAGAATAGTCGATTAAAGCTGACTCAACTTGAGCAGGAGCTGCAAAGAGCAAGACAGCAGGTTTATTaactttcttatttgttttgattctgatATGTATGtctttataaagaagataaaaggCTGAAGCTACTTCAACTTATAACTAACAGTCAGTTACGAGTTAGTACTAGTCTTGGGTTAGCTGAAGTAGAGGAGGTAACAGAATTATGGGTCATCCATAGTTTAGTTGGGTAAAAGTAGCTGGTAACTCTCTCGAAATAGGTCCTTCTGGTCTGTTTATTCGGATGTTGATGGCATACAGAGAATTTCTATTCTGGTTCTTATCAGATTCTTTGTCATGACTCATGACAGTGTATTTGTCACTTaaggatatatatttttcaattttaggGAGTTTTCATCTCAAGTTCAGGAGACCAAGCTCATTCTACTGGTGGCAATGGTGGgttgtttcttctctgttaGTTTTGAGATTGATccttttgatttgaaatttctaTGTGAGATAAgtgcatatatacatatatgttgaTGAATTGGTGATAGCATAAGTCATCTCATGGCAATATGCTTACACTTGTTAGAGTTAATGGTTTCAAGAGTCAGTGATGATCTGGATGGGAAATTAAAGTCATGGTGATGTCAAAACTGAAGTTTCTTATAGTTTGCGCTGGTGTTAGCTTAGGTCTGCAAGGGTTTGTTCTTGATCTAGTATACTTGCCTTTCTGCAGGGGCTTTGGCATTTGATGCAGAACACTCACGATGGCTTGAAGAAAAGAACAGGCAAATGAACGAGCTGAGATCTGCCCTGAATGCTCATGCAGGTGATACTGAGCTCCGGATAATTGTGGATGGAGTGATGGCTCACTATGAGGAGCTTTTCAGGATTAAGAGCAATGCAGCTAAGAATGATGTCTTCCACTTGTTATCTGGAATGTGGAAAACACCAGCTGAGCGATGTTTCTTGTGGCTTGGCGGGTTCCGCTCATCCGAACTTCTCAAGGTAAGCTCTTTCCAAGTCCATAGAGAGATTTTGATGAACAGCCAACTTAATGAGTCGCAGTGTTTTCACAACAGCTTCTTGCGAATCAGCTAGAGCCCATGACAGAACGACAGGTAATGGGCATCAATAGCTTGCAGCAGACGTCGCAGCAGGCAGAAGATGCTTTATCTCAAGGGATGGAGAGTTTACAGCAATCCCTAGCTGATACTTTATCCAGTGGAACTCTTGGTTCCAGTTCATCGGATAATGTCGCGAGCTACATGGGTCAGATGGCCATGGCAATGGGGCAGTTAGGCACCCTCGAAGGATTCATACGCCAGGTACTTTAGAAATGTGGATGTTATCGAGATATACCATATCTTTTCATCGTCACAAagagataaatattttattttatatatgaatccGTCTGTTATGGAGTTCATAGGGCATTTCTTGGTGGCAGGCTGATAACTTGAGGCTGCAAACACTACAACAGATGCTTCGAGTATTAAC from Arabidopsis thaliana chromosome 3, partial sequence includes these protein-coding regions:
- the SCPL15 gene encoding serine carboxypeptidase-like 15 (serine carboxypeptidase-like 15 (SCPL15); FUNCTIONS IN: serine-type carboxypeptidase activity; INVOLVED IN: proteolysis; LOCATED IN: endomembrane system; CONTAINS InterPro DOMAIN/s: Peptidase S10, serine carboxypeptidase (InterPro:IPR001563); BEST Arabidopsis thaliana protein match is: serine carboxypeptidase-like 14 (TAIR:AT3G12230.1); Has 3798 Blast hits to 3708 proteins in 428 species: Archae - 0; Bacteria - 341; Metazoa - 625; Fungi - 840; Plants - 1569; Viruses - 0; Other Eukaryotes - 423 (source: NCBI BLink).), encoding MASWIFKLLLLLQCVLVLIQHADSSSIIRYLPGFEGPLPFELETGYIGVGQKEEDQLFYYFIKSENNPEEDPLLVWLTGGPGCSSFSGLVYENGPLAFKVETYNGSVPTLVSTTYSWTKVANIIYLDQPVGTGFSYSRNPFADIPSDTGSVKRVNEFVRKWLAKHPEYFSNPFYVTGNSYSGKVIPAIVQEISNGNYICCKPQINLQGYVIGNPVAYYDHDKDFRIPFAHGVALISDELFESLKASCGGSYSVVDPLNTECLKLIEDYDKCVSGIYEELILKSKCEHTSPDCYTYRYLLSEYWADNETVRRALKVVKGSKGTWERCDYRVLSNQDIKSSIPFHINNSIRGYRSLVISGDHDMTIPFLGTQAWIRSLNYSITEKWRPWMILDQVAGYTKTYANKMTLATVKGGGHTLEYKPEENSVLFKRWISGQPL
- the TGA6 gene encoding TGACG motif-binding factor 6 (TGACG motif-binding factor 6 (TGA6); CONTAINS InterPro DOMAIN/s: Basic-leucine zipper (bZIP) transcription factor (InterPro:IPR004827), bZIP transcription factor, bZIP-1 (InterPro:IPR011616), DNA/RNA non-specific endonuclease, active site (InterPro:IPR018524); BEST Arabidopsis thaliana protein match is: bZIP transcription factor family protein (TAIR:AT5G06950.4); Has 35333 Blast hits to 34131 proteins in 2444 species: Archae - 798; Bacteria - 22429; Metazoa - 974; Fungi - 991; Plants - 531; Viruses - 0; Other Eukaryotes - 9610 (source: NCBI BLink).), with amino-acid sequence MADTSSRTDVSTDGDTDHRDLGSDRGHMHAAASDSSDRSKDKLDQKTLRRLAQNREAARKSRLRKKAYVQQLENSRLKLTQLEQELQRARQQGVFISSSGDQAHSTGGNGALAFDAEHSRWLEEKNRQMNELRSALNAHAGDTELRIIVDGVMAHYEELFRIKSNAAKNDVFHLLSGMWKTPAERCFLWLGGFRSSELLKLLANQLEPMTERQVMGINSLQQTSQQAEDALSQGMESLQQSLADTLSSGTLGSSSSDNVASYMGQMAMAMGQLGTLEGFIRQADNLRLQTLQQMLRVLTTRQSARALLAIHDYSSRLRALSSLWLARPRE
- the TGA6 gene encoding TGACG motif-binding factor 6 (TGACG motif-binding factor 6 (TGA6); CONTAINS InterPro DOMAIN/s: Basic-leucine zipper (bZIP) transcription factor (InterPro:IPR004827), bZIP transcription factor, bZIP-1 (InterPro:IPR011616); BEST Arabidopsis thaliana protein match is: bZIP transcription factor family protein (TAIR:AT5G06950.4); Has 35333 Blast hits to 34131 proteins in 2444 species: Archae - 798; Bacteria - 22429; Metazoa - 974; Fungi - 991; Plants - 531; Viruses - 0; Other Eukaryotes - 9610 (source: NCBI BLink).), whose translation is MADTSSRTDVSTDGDTDHRDLGFYYLYNVTPGRLVPESLGKTWGILPSDRGHMHAAASDSSDRSKDKLDQKTLRRLAQNREAARKSRLRKKAYVQQLENSRLKLTQLEQELQRARQQGVFISSSGDQAHSTGGNGALAFDAEHSRWLEEKNRQMNELRSALNAHAGDTELRIIVDGVMAHYEELFRIKSNAAKNDVFHLLSGMWKTPAERCFLWLGGFRSSELLKLLANQLEPMTERQVMGINSLQQTSQQAEDALSQGMESLQQSLADTLSSGTLGSSSSDNVASYMGQMAMAMGQLGTLEGFIRQADNLRLQTLQQMLRVLTTRQSARALLAIHDYSSRLRALSSLWLARPRE
- the TGA6 gene encoding TGACG motif-binding factor 6 (TGACG motif-binding factor 6 (TGA6); CONTAINS InterPro DOMAIN/s: Basic-leucine zipper (bZIP) transcription factor (InterPro:IPR004827), bZIP transcription factor, bZIP-1 (InterPro:IPR011616); BEST Arabidopsis thaliana protein match is: bZIP transcription factor family protein (TAIR:AT5G06950.4); Has 35333 Blast hits to 34131 proteins in 2444 species: Archae - 798; Bacteria - 22429; Metazoa - 974; Fungi - 991; Plants - 531; Viruses - 0; Other Eukaryotes - 9610 (source: NCBI BLink).), yielding MHSLNETVIPDVDYMQSDRGHMHAAASDSSDRSKDKLDQKTLRRLAQNREAARKSRLRKKAYVQQLENSRLKLTQLEQELQRARQQGVFISSSGDQAHSTGGNGALAFDAEHSRWLEEKNRQMNELRSALNAHAGDTELRIIVDGVMAHYEELFRIKSNAAKNDVFHLLSGMWKTPAERCFLWLGGFRSSELLKLLANQLEPMTERQVMGINSLQQTSQQAEDALSQGMESLQQSLADTLSSGTLGSSSSDNVASYMGQMAMAMGQLGTLEGFIRQADNLRLQTLQQMLRVLTTRQSARALLAIHDYSSRLRALSSLWLARPRE
- the TGA6 gene encoding TGACG motif-binding factor 6 (TGACG motif-binding factor 6 (TGA6); FUNCTIONS IN: DNA binding, sequence-specific DNA binding transcription factor activity; INVOLVED IN: systemic acquired resistance, response to xenobiotic stimulus; LOCATED IN: chloroplast; EXPRESSED IN: 21 plant structures; EXPRESSED DURING: 12 growth stages; CONTAINS InterPro DOMAIN/s: Basic-leucine zipper (bZIP) transcription factor (InterPro:IPR004827), bZIP transcription factor, bZIP-1 (InterPro:IPR011616); BEST Arabidopsis thaliana protein match is: bZIP transcription factor family protein (TAIR:AT5G06950.4); Has 847 Blast hits to 847 proteins in 67 species: Archae - 0; Bacteria - 14; Metazoa - 4; Fungi - 0; Plants - 779; Viruses - 0; Other Eukaryotes - 50 (source: NCBI BLink).), whose product is MHAAASDSSDRSKDKLDQKTLRRLAQNREAARKSRLRKKAYVQQLENSRLKLTQLEQELQRARQQGVFISSSGDQAHSTGGNGALAFDAEHSRWLEEKNRQMNELRSALNAHAGDTELRIIVDGVMAHYEELFRIKSNAAKNDVFHLLSGMWKTPAERCFLWLGGFRSSELLKLLANQLEPMTERQVMGINSLQQTSQQAEDALSQGMESLQQSLADTLSSGTLGSSSSDNVASYMGQMAMAMGQLGTLEGFIRQADNLRLQTLQQMLRVLTTRQSARALLAIHDYSSRLRALSSLWLARPRE